One part of the Desulfonema ishimotonii genome encodes these proteins:
- a CDS encoding GumC family protein: MERIKSPSENKMSNERFAPDAAVSLRDILYILFRHKWKLISFFLLVSGSVTVFTFHMPEIYQSDAKLLIQIGRESVSVDPAVVGPTMSVSQVRENEVNSELAILRSRILAENVVDRIGPERFQRSPEDRLLPAEFYGICKKMRDICLSHSGLSMTREEDAPHAIRDEAIKKMMKNLEVGVEKKSHIINLSFQAQAPGLAKNTLATLLDAFLERHIAVHRTQASPRFFQEQSEKLLKKLREKEKQLEQFLAQNDTASIDQHKALLFKLRSETDDALKQIYASQAKIASLKKSLRGRSEFIEISRVEGKANPAVNMIKDRLIDLRLREAELSAKYSDDFRPLADVREQIRLAEEAIAREKETLTEVTIGSDTTYQSIQLSMDTEKSRLRAYVALKKNLEAELAAREAELAALVNEEMILTRLKRDVRILETDYLKYRDNLQRARISTALDMDKVSNVSIVQPATEPLDPVKPNKKLYVVLGIFLGLSGGIGLVFFLDFFDNSLRTDEDVEKRLDLPVLAVISCEEFESCLKKFIA; the protein is encoded by the coding sequence ATGGAGAGAATCAAGTCGCCGTCCGAAAACAAAATGTCAAATGAGCGCTTTGCGCCCGATGCCGCTGTTTCGCTGCGGGACATCCTGTATATCCTCTTTCGCCACAAATGGAAACTCATCTCGTTTTTCCTCCTTGTTTCAGGCAGTGTGACGGTGTTCACCTTTCATATGCCTGAGATCTATCAGTCAGACGCAAAACTGCTCATTCAGATAGGACGGGAAAGCGTATCCGTGGACCCTGCGGTGGTCGGCCCGACCATGTCCGTATCCCAGGTGCGTGAGAATGAGGTGAATTCCGAACTTGCCATACTCAGGAGCCGGATTCTCGCTGAAAATGTTGTGGACAGAATCGGGCCGGAGAGGTTTCAGAGAAGCCCGGAAGACAGACTTCTCCCGGCAGAATTCTATGGAATATGTAAAAAGATGCGGGATATCTGCCTCTCCCACAGCGGCCTTTCAATGACCCGCGAGGAAGACGCGCCCCATGCGATACGGGACGAGGCCATTAAAAAAATGATGAAAAACCTTGAGGTGGGGGTTGAGAAAAAAAGTCATATCATCAATCTGAGTTTTCAGGCCCAGGCCCCCGGACTGGCGAAAAATACCCTGGCCACCCTGCTGGACGCTTTTCTTGAGCGTCACATCGCGGTTCACAGAACCCAGGCATCTCCCCGTTTTTTTCAGGAACAATCGGAAAAACTGCTGAAAAAGCTGAGGGAAAAAGAAAAACAGCTTGAACAATTCCTTGCTCAGAACGACACCGCCTCCATAGATCAGCACAAGGCACTGCTCTTTAAGCTCCGCAGTGAAACTGACGATGCCCTGAAGCAGATCTACGCCTCTCAGGCCAAAATCGCCTCTTTGAAAAAATCCCTCCGGGGACGTTCGGAATTTATCGAGATCAGCCGCGTTGAGGGGAAAGCGAACCCTGCTGTCAATATGATAAAAGACCGGCTCATTGATCTCAGACTCAGAGAGGCCGAGCTGTCCGCCAAATATTCGGACGATTTCAGGCCGCTGGCGGATGTCCGCGAACAGATCCGGCTGGCGGAAGAGGCGATTGCGCGGGAGAAGGAAACCCTTACGGAAGTGACCATTGGCAGTGACACGACGTATCAGAGCATACAGCTTTCGATGGATACGGAGAAGTCCCGACTCCGGGCTTATGTTGCCCTGAAAAAAAACCTGGAAGCCGAACTGGCCGCCCGGGAGGCCGAACTGGCCGCACTGGTTAATGAGGAAATGATACTGACACGACTGAAGCGCGATGTCAGAATCCTTGAGACAGACTACCTGAAATACCGGGATAACCTTCAGCGGGCCAGGATATCCACTGCCCTTGACATGGACAAGGTATCCAATGTCAGTATTGTCCAGCCGGCCACCGAACCGCTGGACCCCGTGAAACCCAATAAGAAGCTCTATGTTGTCCTGGGGATTTTCCTGGGATTGTCAGGGGGGATCGGACTCGTGTTTTTCCTGGATTTTTTTGACAATTCGCTGAGGACGGATGAGGATGTGGAAAAACGTCTGGATCTGCCCGTACTGGCGGTCATTTCCTGCGAGGAATTTGAATCCTGTCTGAAGAAGTTCATTGCGTGA
- a CDS encoding CHAT domain-containing protein — MRNAEAAGDNQKVRQYAAELYQNLFSKFDKHLKNISTLYIAPDSFLNLLAFSRLMPSEGQYLAQKLELRQIQTGRDLLRERPRKNTGSLLALGGVDFNNFPDRKGKGDKVADNFLLAYADTTRATGRLLPFNPLPESRKKVDKIAKLFTQCRNSNYKILTKKDANETALKSLETPPAILHLSTHGFYLSKRESERPMILSGLALAGANQGIKGKTGKDSEDGILFAMEVLGLNLKGTELVSLSACDTAKGDIDYSEGVYGLVRAFRIAGAKSVLMTLWSVSDSDARKFMTKFYKNWLQQPEGTSDPAKALHETRLSYIRKKADPKIWAPYVLVGK; from the coding sequence ATGCGAAATGCTGAAGCCGCTGGAGATAATCAAAAAGTCCGTCAATACGCCGCAGAACTCTACCAAAACCTCTTCAGCAAATTCGACAAGCACCTCAAAAACATCTCCACCCTCTACATCGCGCCGGACAGCTTCCTGAACCTACTGGCTTTTTCCCGCCTGATGCCTTCGGAAGGGCAATATTTGGCCCAAAAACTTGAACTCCGGCAAATACAGACCGGCAGAGACCTGTTGCGGGAGCGCCCCCGGAAAAACACCGGCTCCCTGCTGGCTTTGGGCGGTGTGGACTTCAACAACTTCCCGGACCGGAAAGGCAAAGGCGACAAAGTCGCGGACAATTTCCTGCTGGCCTATGCCGACACAACCCGCGCCACCGGTCGCCTGCTGCCCTTCAATCCCCTGCCGGAAAGCAGAAAAAAGGTGGACAAAATCGCAAAACTCTTCACCCAGTGCCGAAACAGCAACTACAAAATCCTCACCAAAAAAGACGCCAATGAAACCGCCCTGAAATCCCTGGAAACGCCCCCGGCCATTCTCCACCTTTCCACCCACGGATTTTATCTGAGCAAAAGGGAGAGCGAACGCCCCATGATCCTCTCCGGCCTGGCCCTTGCCGGGGCCAATCAGGGCATCAAAGGCAAAACCGGAAAGGACAGCGAGGACGGCATCCTCTTTGCGATGGAAGTCCTGGGCCTGAACCTCAAAGGCACGGAGCTGGTCTCCCTCTCGGCCTGCGACACGGCCAAAGGGGACATTGACTATTCCGAAGGCGTTTACGGACTGGTGCGGGCCTTCCGGATTGCCGGGGCCAAATCCGTACTCATGACCCTCTGGTCGGTCAGCGATTCGGACGCCCGGAAATTCATGACGAAATTCTATAAAAACTGGCTCCAGCAGCCCGAAGGCACCAGCGACCCGGCCAAAGCGCTCCACGAAACCCGTCTGAGCTACATCCGAAAAAAGGCTGATCCCAAAATCTGGGCACCGTATGTGTTGGTGGGGAAATAA
- a CDS encoding tetratricopeptide repeat protein yields the protein MITFNIELVLLYYQQGHYGEAEPLIQKALVLRKKVLGLKHPDTLTSLSSLAGIYILAARWLK from the coding sequence TTGATAACTTTCAACATAGAATTGGTATTATTATATTATCAACAGGGACATTATGGAGAAGCGGAACCGTTAATTCAGAAGGCGCTGGTGCTTCGTAAAAAAGTGCTTGGCCTCAAACACCCAGATACGCTTACTAGTTTGAGCAGCTTAGCAGGGATATACATTTTGGCAGCGCGCTGGTTGAAATAA
- the epmA gene encoding EF-P lysine aminoacylase EpmA, whose amino-acid sequence MTFRQTRLFQNLRMRAHMIQAVRRFFTDRDFLEVETPNRIPAPAPEAHIDAVPSDGWFLHTSPELCMKRLLASGYPRIFQICKCFRRGERGQRHLTEFTLLEWYEAGADYIAMMAQCEALIRFAARETGVGDTLTCGGDRVDLRLPWDRLTVREAFKRFSPVPMDEALATDRFDEMIGCEIEPHLGRKRPVFLYDYPASCGALARLKPADPSVAERFELYICGLELCNAFTELTDPDEQRRRFEAEQALREEMGKTAYPTAERFLSALEFMPDAAGNALGLDRLAMLFADAPAIDDVVAFTPEEL is encoded by the coding sequence ATGACATTCAGACAGACCAGACTTTTTCAGAACCTGCGGATGAGAGCGCACATGATTCAGGCGGTCCGCAGGTTTTTTACTGACCGGGATTTCCTTGAGGTGGAGACGCCGAACCGGATTCCGGCACCGGCCCCCGAAGCCCACATCGACGCGGTGCCGTCCGACGGCTGGTTTCTGCACACCTCGCCGGAGCTGTGCATGAAGCGCCTGCTGGCATCGGGATATCCCCGCATCTTCCAGATCTGCAAATGCTTCCGCCGGGGCGAGCGGGGACAGCGTCACCTGACCGAATTCACCCTGCTGGAGTGGTACGAAGCCGGTGCCGATTATATCGCCATGATGGCGCAGTGTGAGGCGCTGATCCGGTTTGCGGCCCGTGAGACCGGCGTGGGGGATACCCTGACCTGTGGCGGTGACCGGGTGGATCTGCGCCTGCCCTGGGACCGGCTGACGGTCCGGGAGGCCTTTAAGCGATTTTCCCCCGTGCCGATGGACGAGGCGCTGGCCACGGACCGGTTCGACGAGATGATAGGGTGTGAAATTGAGCCACACCTGGGCCGGAAACGTCCGGTCTTTCTGTACGATTACCCGGCCTCATGCGGGGCGCTGGCGCGGCTGAAACCGGCGGACCCGTCCGTGGCCGAGCGCTTTGAACTCTACATCTGCGGGCTGGAGCTGTGCAATGCCTTTACGGAGCTGACCGACCCGGACGAGCAGCGCAGGCGGTTTGAGGCCGAACAGGCTCTCCGGGAAGAGATGGGAAAGACGGCGTACCCGACCGCTGAAAGATTTCTGAGCGCTCTGGAATTCATGCCCGACGCCGCCGGGAATGCCCTGGGGCTTGACCGGCTGGCCATGCTTTTTGCCGATGCCCCGGCCATTGACGACGTGGTGGCCTTTACGCCCGAGGAATTGTAA
- a CDS encoding FRG domain-containing protein, with product MSVPDRCDICSENEVRIRSWSELQEQLFQDSWNPEIGRFRSRYAFRGLSDTTYRLETTLTRLGGSYAELERHILRNFRKYAHRSVVERDSLWHWLSVAQHYGSPTRLLDWTYSPFVAMHFATANIDRFDTDGVIWAVNYLKAHRLLPEHLRLKLEAEGANVFTVEMLSESLPSFQELRRPEMLSAGEVVLFLEPPSIDDRIVNQFALFSVMSDPTAPLDGWLRDCPEIWRKIVIPAHLKWEIRDKLDQANITERVLFPGLDGLSHWLNRHYSPRR from the coding sequence ATGTCCGTCCCGGACCGTTGTGACATCTGTTCTGAAAACGAAGTGCGCATCCGTAGCTGGAGTGAACTTCAGGAGCAGCTTTTTCAGGACTCCTGGAACCCGGAAATCGGGCGGTTCCGGTCCCGGTATGCGTTCCGGGGCCTGTCTGACACCACCTACCGGCTTGAGACGACCCTGACGCGGCTGGGGGGCAGCTATGCGGAGCTGGAGCGGCATATCCTGCGGAATTTCAGGAAATATGCCCACCGGAGCGTGGTGGAGCGGGATTCCCTGTGGCACTGGCTCTCGGTGGCCCAGCATTACGGCTCCCCCACACGGCTCCTGGACTGGACCTATTCCCCCTTTGTCGCCATGCACTTTGCCACGGCCAATATCGACCGGTTTGATACGGACGGCGTGATCTGGGCTGTCAATTATCTGAAGGCCCACCGTCTCCTGCCCGAGCATCTCCGTCTGAAGCTGGAGGCCGAGGGCGCAAATGTCTTCACTGTGGAGATGCTCTCCGAGTCGCTCCCGTCATTTCAGGAGCTTCGGCGCCCGGAGATGCTGTCTGCCGGAGAGGTGGTGCTGTTTCTGGAACCGCCCTCCATTGACGACCGGATCGTCAACCAGTTTGCCCTGTTTTCCGTCATGTCGGACCCGACCGCGCCCCTGGACGGCTGGCTGAGGGATTGCCCGGAGATCTGGCGGAAGATCGTCATCCCGGCCCATCTGAAATGGGAGATCCGGGACAAGCTGGATCAGGCCAACATCACCGAGCGGGTTCTGTTTCCGGGGCTTGACGGTCTCAGTCACTGGCTGAACCGTCATTACAGCCCCAGACGCTGA
- a CDS encoding TRAP transporter small permease, which produces MDALDRLSHTLNQGVEYLLFALGLSMAVIVAVQVFSRYALNHSLFWSEELARYILVWLTFLGTSVAYRRRVHPGVDMIYTRMPRPLRKISSVLVHLAALSLFGVMIVYGCKFAWFVRIQISPALSLPKWILFSIIPVSGAILTIHGLAFLFNEFSAGGEE; this is translated from the coding sequence TTGGACGCTCTTGACCGGCTGAGCCACACCCTCAACCAGGGTGTGGAATATCTTCTCTTCGCGCTCGGACTGAGCATGGCCGTGATCGTCGCGGTTCAGGTCTTTTCACGCTATGCCCTCAACCACTCCCTGTTCTGGTCCGAGGAACTGGCCCGGTACATCCTGGTCTGGCTGACCTTTCTGGGCACGTCCGTGGCCTATCGCCGCAGGGTCCATCCGGGGGTGGATATGATCTACACCCGGATGCCCCGGCCGCTGCGGAAAATCTCTTCGGTTCTGGTTCATCTGGCCGCGCTGTCGCTGTTCGGAGTAATGATCGTCTACGGCTGCAAATTCGCCTGGTTTGTGAGGATTCAGATCTCCCCGGCCCTCTCCCTGCCCAAGTGGATTCTCTTCAGCATCATCCCTGTCAGCGGGGCGATCCTGACGATTCACGGTCTGGCGTTTCTTTTCAACGAATTCAGCGCAGGAGGAGAAGAATAA
- a CDS encoding polysaccharide biosynthesis/export family protein: MMKKTAFICLSKVRRHIAMLFRQGWLIAVPGLLIACAATPQQPELPRTPLPQPQPHASAVALEPGDEIDVKFQFWPELNEVQKIQPDGNISLQLVGNVLAAGLTPEQLTLYLEALYQSKIRKPVITVIVRNFANRNIYVGGEVRKPGVIPLRHRMSVLEAIMTAGGFDKLSARIENIIVVRHVKGRRYTTLLNLKEELENPESTPFYLISKDIVYVPRTRIDKANQWVDQYISKMIPSIFVRLAD, from the coding sequence ATGATGAAAAAAACCGCGTTCATTTGTCTGAGTAAGGTAAGGCGTCATATCGCCATGCTGTTCCGGCAGGGATGGCTTATAGCGGTTCCGGGGCTGCTGATCGCATGTGCTGCGACACCGCAGCAGCCGGAACTGCCCCGGACACCTCTTCCGCAGCCTCAGCCTCATGCCTCTGCTGTCGCTCTGGAGCCGGGGGATGAAATTGACGTAAAATTCCAGTTCTGGCCGGAACTGAATGAGGTGCAGAAAATTCAGCCTGATGGCAACATCTCACTTCAGCTTGTCGGGAACGTACTGGCTGCCGGTCTGACCCCGGAACAGTTGACCCTCTATCTTGAAGCACTCTATCAGTCAAAGATCAGAAAGCCGGTGATCACAGTGATTGTCCGCAACTTTGCCAACCGGAATATCTATGTGGGCGGAGAGGTCAGAAAGCCGGGGGTCATCCCCCTCCGGCACAGGATGAGCGTTCTGGAGGCCATTATGACGGCGGGCGGTTTTGACAAACTGAGTGCCCGGATTGAAAATATCATCGTCGTCCGGCATGTGAAGGGCCGGCGCTATACCACACTGCTAAATCTGAAAGAGGAGCTTGAAAACCCGGAAAGCACGCCGTTCTATCTCATCTCAAAGGATATTGTGTATGTGCCGCGCACCCGGATTGATAAAGCGAATCAGTGGGTAGACCAGTATATTTCAAAAATGATTCCGAGTATTTTTGTACGTCTCGCGGATTAA
- a CDS encoding TRAP transporter substrate-binding protein — MKRVFILSAFIAVFCFATTATAAMKIKLGVVTKPGSAQNIVAEKFKELIEQRSKGDITVKIYHSKAIGNETEILQQIQMGTVQMGVITGGPFDTFDPVVRVINYPFLFSGHEQADKVLDGPLGQEILKSLESSGFKGLCFSENGFRNLTNNKKAVKTPEDISGLKIRVMSSALHKTIWQTLGANPTPMPWPIYTELEQGVIDGQENPLWVMEVYKFYEIQKYMTMTRHVYSPHIDVASLMWWNTLRPDTQKMVQTAMYDAAVFQRKDNRDRNAARLKMLREKGMAIEDAPDLNAFRAKVAPLRDMDLYKDARVHALLLKMLDATK, encoded by the coding sequence ATGAAGAGAGTGTTTATCCTGTCAGCGTTCATCGCGGTATTTTGCTTTGCCACCACGGCCACGGCGGCCATGAAGATCAAACTCGGCGTCGTGACCAAACCCGGTTCGGCCCAGAACATCGTGGCAGAGAAGTTCAAAGAGCTGATTGAACAGCGCTCCAAGGGCGATATCACGGTCAAAATATACCACTCCAAAGCCATCGGCAATGAAACGGAAATTCTCCAGCAGATCCAGATGGGCACCGTTCAGATGGGCGTCATCACCGGCGGCCCGTTTGACACCTTCGACCCCGTCGTCCGGGTCATCAACTACCCGTTTCTGTTCAGCGGCCACGAGCAGGCCGATAAGGTTCTCGACGGCCCGCTGGGCCAGGAAATCCTCAAAAGCCTGGAAAGCTCCGGCTTCAAAGGCCTCTGCTTCTCCGAAAACGGGTTCAGAAACCTGACCAACAACAAAAAGGCCGTTAAAACGCCGGAGGACATCAGCGGCCTTAAAATCCGCGTCATGTCCTCGGCCCTTCACAAGACCATCTGGCAGACCCTGGGGGCCAACCCCACGCCCATGCCCTGGCCCATCTACACCGAGCTGGAACAGGGGGTTATCGACGGCCAGGAAAATCCCCTCTGGGTCATGGAGGTCTACAAGTTTTATGAAATCCAGAAATACATGACCATGACCCGCCATGTGTATTCCCCCCACATCGACGTGGCCTCCCTCATGTGGTGGAACACCCTCAGACCTGACACTCAGAAAATGGTTCAGACGGCCATGTATGACGCGGCTGTGTTCCAGCGCAAGGACAACCGGGACAGAAACGCGGCCCGTCTGAAGATGCTCAGGGAAAAGGGGATGGCGATCGAGGACGCGCCCGACCTGAACGCCTTCCGCGCCAAGGTGGCCCCGCTCAGAGATATGGACCTCTACAAAGACGCCAGGGTCCACGCCCTGCTTCTGAAAATGCTGGACGCCACGAAATAA
- a CDS encoding glutamine--tRNA ligase/YqeY domain fusion protein: MTTTETPAPSSNFIRTIIDGDMESGKYDGRVVTRFPPEPNGYLHIGHAKSICLNFGLARDYGGTCHMRFDDTNPTKEEVEYVDSIQEDVRWLGFDWGEHRYFSSDYFEKLYEYAVQLIRKGKAYVDDLSAEEIRAYRGTLTEPGKESPCRNRSAEESLDLFERMRAGEFEDGTHVLRARIDMASPNIIMRDPTLYRIRKVAHHRTGDTWCIYPMYDFTHCLSDSIEKITHSVCTLEFENNRELYDWVLDALAVYHPQQIEFARLNLGYTVLSKRKLIELVNDGHVSGWDDPRMPTISGLRRRGYSPEAIRNFCERIGVAKRDSMVDMALLEYCVREDLNKHAPRLMGVINPLKVVITNYPEDQTEELEFINNPEDPAAGSRMVPFSRELYIERDDFMEEPPRKFFRLGPGREVRLRYAYFIRCEEVIKDENGDITELRCTYDPETRGGNAPDGRKVKGTLHWVSAAHAADAEVRLYNPLFTVENPNEGDDFKAFLSPDSLKVLQHCKVEPALAAMEPGSRCQFERIGYFCADSRDFTSEKPVFNRTVTLRDTWAKIQKQKQNQPPKKKQPKKKK; this comes from the coding sequence ATGACCACTACTGAAACCCCCGCCCCCTCTTCAAATTTCATCCGTACCATCATTGACGGGGACATGGAGAGCGGCAAATACGATGGCCGCGTTGTCACCCGGTTTCCGCCGGAGCCCAACGGCTACCTTCACATCGGACATGCCAAGTCCATCTGCCTCAATTTCGGCCTGGCCAGGGACTATGGCGGCACCTGTCACATGCGTTTTGACGACACCAATCCCACAAAGGAGGAGGTGGAGTATGTGGACTCGATTCAGGAGGATGTCCGGTGGCTCGGTTTTGACTGGGGGGAACACCGGTATTTCTCGTCCGATTATTTTGAAAAACTGTATGAATACGCGGTGCAGCTCATCCGAAAGGGCAAGGCGTATGTGGACGATCTGAGCGCCGAAGAGATCCGGGCGTACCGGGGGACGCTGACAGAGCCGGGAAAGGAAAGTCCCTGCCGCAACCGGTCCGCAGAGGAGAGTCTGGACCTGTTCGAGCGGATGCGGGCCGGAGAGTTTGAGGACGGCACCCATGTGCTGCGGGCCAGAATTGACATGGCCTCGCCCAACATCATCATGCGCGACCCGACCCTCTACCGCATCCGCAAGGTTGCCCATCACCGGACCGGGGACACATGGTGCATCTATCCCATGTACGATTTCACCCACTGCCTCTCCGATTCCATTGAGAAGATCACCCACTCCGTCTGCACCCTGGAATTTGAGAACAACCGGGAGCTGTACGACTGGGTGCTGGACGCCCTGGCGGTCTATCACCCCCAGCAGATCGAATTTGCCCGGCTCAACCTGGGCTACACCGTGCTGAGCAAGCGGAAGCTCATCGAACTGGTGAACGACGGCCATGTCAGCGGCTGGGATGACCCGCGAATGCCGACCATTTCCGGGCTGCGGCGGCGCGGCTACAGCCCCGAGGCCATCCGCAATTTCTGCGAGCGCATCGGGGTGGCCAAGCGGGACAGCATGGTGGACATGGCCCTGCTGGAGTATTGTGTCCGCGAGGATCTCAACAAACACGCGCCCCGGCTCATGGGGGTTATCAATCCCCTGAAGGTGGTGATTACCAATTACCCGGAGGATCAAACCGAAGAGCTGGAGTTCATCAACAATCCCGAAGACCCGGCAGCCGGGTCGCGCATGGTCCCGTTTTCAAGGGAACTCTACATTGAGCGGGATGATTTTATGGAAGAACCGCCCAGGAAGTTCTTCCGGCTGGGACCGGGCCGGGAGGTGCGGCTGCGGTATGCCTATTTTATCCGGTGTGAGGAGGTCATTAAGGATGAAAACGGTGACATCACGGAGCTGCGCTGCACCTATGACCCGGAGACGCGGGGCGGCAACGCGCCGGACGGCAGAAAGGTGAAGGGCACCCTTCACTGGGTTTCGGCGGCCCATGCCGCAGACGCCGAGGTCCGCCTGTATAATCCGCTGTTTACGGTGGAAAATCCCAACGAAGGCGATGATTTCAAGGCGTTCCTCAGTCCCGACTCCCTGAAGGTGCTGCAACACTGCAAGGTGGAGCCCGCCCTAGCCGCAATGGAGCCCGGCAGCCGGTGCCAGTTCGAACGGATCGGCTATTTCTGTGCGGATTCAAGGGATTTCACTTCGGAAAAGCCCGTGTTTAACCGCACCGTGACCCTTCGGGATACCTGGGCCAAAATTCAGAAGCAGAAACAGAATCAGCCCCCGAAAAAAAAGCAGCCGAAAAAGAAGAAATAG
- a CDS encoding tetratricopeptide repeat protein, which produces MPGSAFGKFLAVFCVAVMLFPVVSFADTPEEAEKIWNELNRKVVNAYHQGKYREGIKWAEKALAHAQKHFGAEDQNTLTSINNLAMLYLQNGYYDKTEPLLKKALALSEKVLGPEHPDTLMTLNNLGLYRFTVEISH; this is translated from the coding sequence ATGCCGGGTTCCGCCTTTGGAAAATTCCTTGCTGTTTTTTGTGTGGCTGTCATGCTGTTCCCCGTTGTTTCCTTTGCGGATACGCCGGAGGAGGCTGAAAAAATATGGAATGAGTTAAACCGGAAAGTGGTGAACGCATACCACCAGGGCAAATACCGGGAAGGGATAAAATGGGCAGAAAAGGCGCTGGCCCATGCCCAAAAGCATTTTGGTGCGGAAGATCAGAATACGCTGACCAGCATAAATAATTTAGCCATGCTGTATCTTCAAAATGGCTATTATGACAAAACAGAACCTTTGCTAAAAAAGGCGCTGGCGCTGAGTGAAAAAGTGCTTGGCCCCGAACACCCGGATACACTGATGACTTTAAACAACTTGGGGTTATACCGATTCACAGTTGAAATATCACATTAA
- a CDS encoding YwbE family protein codes for MDGKNRKDIRPGADVYIVLKKDQRTGNLTRGTVRDILTKSAFHPHGIKVRLADGQVGRVKEIVADR; via the coding sequence ATGGACGGAAAAAATCGGAAGGACATTCGTCCCGGAGCGGACGTGTATATTGTGCTGAAAAAGGACCAGCGCACCGGCAACCTGACCCGCGGCACTGTCCGGGATATTCTCACCAAATCGGCCTTTCACCCCCACGGCATCAAGGTCCGGCTGGCGGACGGCCAGGTGGGCCGGGTGAAAGAAATCGTGGCGGATCGTTAA
- a CDS encoding TRAP transporter large permease produces MTAQLLILSLLFLFAINAPIAISIGVASVIGILVQGDFPLMMVIQRMFGGTDSFHLMAVPLFMYAGVIMEEGGISRRIIDFANALVGWLPGGLAAVTIVSAMFFAGISGSAAADAAAVGAILIPAMKKSGYESDFAAAVQASGGSIGVIIPPSIPMIIFGFLTGASISQLFAAGILPGVLIGLSLIGMATFISWKKGYAATTTFSVTEVWRTFRRAILALGAPLIILGGILFGIFTATESAAVAVIYALFVGMAVYRKIGVKDLFHIFRNGSVTSSIVMFIIATASVFSWIAAIEDIPAQLAGTLLGITENPVGLLLLINLVLLIAGTFVETTAALILLVPMITAMLPALGISMIQLGVIVVTNLAIGMLTPPMGICLIVSGSISGDSLAAISRRVMPFMGILIIDLMIITFFSPVTMWLANLVAK; encoded by the coding sequence GTGACTGCCCAACTGCTCATCCTGTCCCTGCTGTTTCTCTTTGCCATCAACGCGCCCATCGCCATATCCATCGGCGTGGCGTCCGTGATCGGCATTCTGGTTCAGGGGGACTTTCCCCTGATGATGGTGATTCAGCGGATGTTCGGCGGGACCGACTCCTTTCACCTCATGGCCGTGCCCCTGTTCATGTACGCCGGGGTGATTATGGAAGAGGGCGGCATCAGCCGCCGGATCATCGACTTTGCCAACGCACTGGTGGGCTGGCTGCCCGGCGGACTGGCCGCCGTCACCATCGTCTCGGCCATGTTCTTTGCGGGCATATCCGGCTCGGCCGCGGCCGATGCGGCAGCCGTGGGGGCCATCCTCATTCCGGCCATGAAAAAATCCGGGTATGAGTCCGACTTTGCCGCAGCCGTCCAGGCCTCCGGCGGCTCCATCGGCGTCATCATCCCGCCCTCCATCCCCATGATCATCTTCGGATTTCTCACGGGCGCATCCATCAGCCAGCTTTTCGCAGCGGGCATTCTGCCGGGCGTCCTCATCGGCCTCTCCCTCATCGGCATGGCCACCTTTATCTCGTGGAAAAAGGGATATGCGGCCACCACAACCTTCTCCGTGACCGAGGTCTGGCGCACCTTCAGGCGGGCGATCCTGGCCCTGGGCGCACCCCTGATCATTCTGGGCGGCATCCTGTTCGGCATCTTCACGGCCACCGAGTCCGCAGCCGTGGCTGTGATCTACGCCCTCTTTGTGGGCATGGCCGTCTACCGGAAAATCGGGGTGAAAGACCTGTTTCATATCTTCAGAAACGGCTCTGTCACCTCCTCCATTGTCATGTTTATCATCGCCACGGCATCGGTCTTCAGCTGGATCGCGGCCATTGAGGATATCCCGGCCCAGCTGGCCGGAACCCTGCTGGGCATCACCGAAAACCCGGTGGGGCTGCTGCTGCTCATCAACCTGGTACTGCTCATTGCAGGCACCTTTGTGGAGACGACCGCCGCCCTGATCCTGCTGGTTCCCATGATCACGGCCATGCTGCCGGCCCTGGGCATCTCCATGATTCAGCTGGGGGTGATTGTCGTGACCAACCTGGCCATCGGAATGCTGACGCCGCCCATGGGCATCTGTCTCATCGTCTCCGGCTCCATCTCCGGCGACAGTCTCGCGGCCATCAGCCGGCGGGTGATGCCGTTTATGGGTATCCTGATCATCGACCTGATGATCATCACCTTTTTTTCGCCCGTCACCATGTGGCTGGCGAACCTCGTGGCAAAATAA